The genomic stretch GCACAGCCCAAGAGACCTCATTCTACGCCTCAGCTTAttccaaagaaaaggaaatgggATGATCATTAATTATTTAGTACAACTGGATCCGTAGCATACTACATTTCTTGCAGAAAATAGCCTAATATACACTGCTCTTCATGTGAATTTTATACAGAATTTTGCACGCAAATAGCACGCTACCTCAACAAAGCTGCACGCATTTACATATCATGCACACGCAACATGTAGCATTTTGCACGCAAAGTTGTGTGAAAGACACGCAAATTTGCTGATTCGCATTTATGCGTGGCACGCAGAAATAGGTCGCACGCGGGCtaaccacgctgatttcctgGTGCCCTGTCGTCTCCCGCTATGGCGCTAGTACATTCGTGGGAACCTAAATAACGATGGCAAGCAATGAAAGCAGAGCAAGGACAAAGGCATTCAAAGGGCTTGACTTCGGCTTCAATTAGAACCCGCTCGAGGAATACGCTGGATCACAGTGATTGTATGAACTTAACGTAACTTACGATAATGGCTAAACTTCATATTTTCATAGGTATTATCACAGAGGATGATGTATTCATGTGCTCCAGTTGACCAGTCTGGCCTCAACAGCCAGTAAAGTAAGTAAATGACATGGAGCTCCTTCTTGTTGGTCTCTACTAACTCCCTATATAGGGCTTATCCTCCCCGAGTACTGCACAAGTAAGTGAAAGCGGCGTTGCAAAGTTTCAGTGTTATATCTTTGCCATGACAGGTTCCGCTATCATCAACAGTAGGAATGATCGTCGTGCGTTTCTTTCACCACCGTGATCTCCACGGTGCCCTCAACAGAACCATCAATAACAATTAAAAGACAGGATTTAAACATGAAACGGGAGCTCACATATATTGCATCATTCTTCTCTGACATTTCAGTTTGGCACCTTCGTGCTTTTCCGACCGCAACCTGAACACTACTGGCTCTATCCTCTGGCGCAAAAGAAGAAGGTTCCATCAAGGTTGTCTCTTTCCGGTATATTTCCAGAGGAAAACTGACAACTCCACTGGAGCCGATGGATTGGAGTCGTATTCTATCACGACGTTCAAACGATGCAAGCAGGCCGCTGGTGTATGCTGCCAGTAGGGGTTTAGGTACATCATCAAATTAGACCCCATTATTGACATAAACCCAGGTTCTTACTGTTGTTAAGAATCAAAAATGGAGCCATGAAGGCTGCAGTATCGCTCATGGCTATTGTCTGGACAAATATATGTTGTATAATAGCATGTATAGGGGCATTTAAACAAACTCACGAATATCAGAGTAGCGGCGTCTAAAATGGTTGAAAACAGCCCCGTTGTCAAAGTGTAGAATATCAATGTTCTGATTAGGGAAGACGATCTACAGAAAGGTCAAGGAAAGCTTAGTAACATTTTGTCAAATTAGCACGCACCGTGGTATTTGAGACCTTTCTCTCCAAAGTAGGATACATAGCGATCCCGCGATTATCGAATCAGCGACCAATATTGAAATAAAGATAGTGAAAAGCGGGGCCTAAAAGGTCATCGGTCACGATTGGTGCTTAAAGACAGGGTATGCTTCTAGTAAATTCAAAGTCCATACCTTTGTTTCGACGTCGCGTAAGACATTATTCCAACTGCTATTGATAATAACTGGCGTAAATATGATACCGTAATTCAAGGATATGTGATTTAAACCTACAATATAGTGATGACATCTAGAAGAATTCAATTGTATGAGTTGAGCAAAGAGTAACTCCCGTTAAAAAGGTTTCACAAACACAGCGATGAAGCGAGAGCCACGAGACTAGGCAGCACCTGATATATATAAAGGTAAGTGTATCGTAACTTCGTAGTAGCGTTGGGCGTTATCTTACCGCAATGAAAGTCCATATATAATTTTTGCGGCTCACTACCAAGATATCAACGATCAGTTAAAAGGCAATGATGTCAAATAGTCGCATACGCCTCCAGACTCGATAAATGTATAACCTTATGCCTATATTAACGGTGTTGTCTCAAATCATACCAAAGAGTTTTACATACCCCCTGACAATGGTATCATTAATCGACTGTATTATATTAACGTGGAGAATGTGGAACTGTAAAGGTTAGAGCATACCAATGCACTGAAACTAACCTGCAATAGTTGTAAGTGGTCTAGTCTACGCATCGTGGACTTGAGAAACGCACAGTAAACTCCCTGTTCAAATGAAATTAGTAAATTGGCAGAGAGAACGGAGGCTAAACCGAGGACTTTCCAGCTGTACTTGTTCACGAATATACTCAGCGGACCTTCCTCCATTGAATGCTCAATAACTTTGTAAAACGCAATTCCTCCAAAGAGAGCGATGCTAGTGTTCAAAACCCTGTCGGTGGAAAGGTTTAGTGCACCTAAATCGGAATAGGCACCAAACATTATATATACCACATCATCAGGACCTATTGAGCAATTTTTGAGTTTCATTATTTGCACGAAGTCGTACCGACAAATGGTAGAACACATACAAGAACCCGGATAGGTCTGGGATCTCTGGCACCTTGCTGAAAGTATATCAAAGTTTGATAGGACGTGACGCCGTAAAGCCTGgagtgagagtgagagtgaggCCAGCCGTGAAAGCAGAGATAACCAGCAGTGTAACTGACATGACAGATACGTAGCACCCCGCATAGAGGCCATTATACGACTGGCGAAGCTTGACAAGTACGTTAGAGCCCTCAATTACTGACATTGCTTGTGAAGGTCGAAACAGAGACGTCCGTGAGACTTAGACAACTATTGCGTTTTATACTCTGGATTTTATGAACAgtatcaaaaaaaagaatataaGATGGTAAATAAGATATGTCCCGTAAATGAACCAACTTTGATCAAGAGGTCACTAGTATCGCGTAAGAAAAGAAACCGATTTCGGTCAGAAAGTCTCCAACGCACATGAAAAGAATAGTAAATAGGGATAACCAAGAATCAGTAGAAAATTGAGAAAGAACGGCAACCTGTGTCTCCACGGATacatcatctcatctcacTTCGTCCTCCTCCCCACAGCACCACAAATACACAAGTTTTCATCAATCAGATGACCATCACATtaaccaaaccaaaaattCTCACTCCTCCTCACCATCCTCATCACTATCATATGTATTGAACCCTAAGTCCCTCACACCCGCAACAGCCACAAGCAGCGGATGGTTCGGGTCAAAGCACATCAACATCTTGCCCATATCCTCCAGCGCGAAATCTTCAATCTCCTCCACGAGCGCCATCTCATCGCGGTCGTAGTCTCCCATGCCCATGCTCATACTCATGGGTCCGCCAGTGCCATTGACGCGTGCGGCGCGCGCTTTGCGTCTGTCGGCCATCGAGTGTAGTTGTCGTTTCGTCGCCTCCATCACCGCTTCGTGGAACTGCTGCGAGAGCGCCTCGGGTCCTCCGATCACCCGTAGGGATTCGGAAAAGTATTTGTAGAGCGATGCGAGGAAGGTCGCATCGTGTTCGGTGTTGATGCAGGTGATGAGCTGATGGAAGACAGTGGCTACCATCTGATTTGTGAGGGTCCCGCTCTGCTTGCCACACGCAAGAAGCATTGGGACCAGCCTGTATGACGTGAAGACGGAGAGTGAGCAAGGCAAAACAACTATGGGTGAAGCAAAACTCACATCACACACGCCTCACGAACCCCTTCATGGAAGTAAAACCTCAAACACGGAAGCGTCACCTCAAGGGTGGGGCCCAAAAACGGGGCGAAACGTGGACCCAGTGTCGAGCAATATATCACAAGCGTCTCGAATGCTTGACACTTTTCGTCCATCGCGGACGTGCGGACGCCGTACGTCTGCCCGTCCATCACGATGGTCTCCCACCCGTCACGTTCGTCACTGtattcatcttcgtcgtctaTATTGAGATGTCAGGTTAATAAAATATAAAaggggaaaggaaaggacgACGTACTGTATAGAGATAAATCTGCTTTTGCACCAGCTGTTGCAAGCAGGGAGGGCATCACGAGAGGTAGGTACGGCTCGAACTCTGGACCTAGGGCCTGGCACACCTTGGCCCACGTCGCGATCAGATAATGTCCTACTTGGTTATCATTGGGGTCGTGGGGTCCCTCTGAAAAAATACATatcaaaataaaaacaagAAATGCTGGAAATGGACGGCAACTCACGTTGAATATGCATCAACAACTCAACGAGCGTCTTCGAGTCGGGCCTAAAGACATCAGGGCCAACAGCGATGGCTTAATTTTGACGGTCAGAGTCACATCCAACGCACCACAGTCAGGATCTAGAACGCACCGATTAAGCCAGCACACTCCATAGCCTTCACACGCAACTTTCTATAATCCGGGCCCTCCGCATTCCGAAGCACATTCAACAAAAGCGGCATAATCGTCGGATAATGCTAACACACATCCAGGGTGTAAGTAAATCATACACAAGTCACAATGCCTCTCAAAAAACAGAACATACCTTTCCAAACGTAACCTCACTCGCATCCGCAACCATCGCAAGCGTCGTGATCGCCTGCTCCTGTACATACCGCCTCACCTGCGTCTGGTCACCGCCCGGATTCAACAACTTCAGCAGCCGCTCGACAATCGGGTCGAGATAGGGAAGGAGGGTATCACGCTCGACGCCCTCGCAGAAGTTGATAAGCGCCGAGGCGGCGTGCGCATGAACTCGTGGTTCAGGGTCTTCGAGGGCGGGGATGAGGACAGCGAAGAGTTGGCGGTGGAAGCGGTGTTGGATGATTTCCTGGATGTGTGGCGATATCAGAATCTCCTACGGTTAATTCTTATAAACGGAGTCGAGCGTACCTCGAGATCTGTACACAGCTGCCCTCTACATGGTAAAATCAGTCAGTCAACGTCAACGTCGGCAGTCTGGAAATatatcaaaagaaaaaaccgACGCGGTATGCACCAAGACACTGCTAAAGAGTCAACACAAGCGAAATCAAAAACTTACATACACTGACACGCCGCATACCGGACGCGAGGATGTGAATCGTTAAACATGGGCGTCACAAGGCTACACCACACATCATCAGCTCTGACCAGCTAACCAAAACATAAGATTTCAACACACTCGACGATCTTCTCCAGTTCCTTTTGCATAACCTACAAGAACGTTATTAAGACAATTCAGTACAGTGAGATAACATAAAAAATGTAGCTGCACAAACGTACCTTGCCTGTCCCTTCTCCAATAGCAGCGATCACCATCAACCCAGCATGCCTCACACGCCAATCATAGCTCGCCATCATCGATGGAATGTACTGTACAACCCAAAGAACGAATATAAAAGCAGTTAAAACACGCAAAAAAGCGAAAAATCAAGAAGTACGGCGCACCTGGAACGCAGGTGGCAAAATCGCGCGTCCACCCATCGCACACGCGAGCCGATCCAAACTCTGCTCATACAACGCAGGCGGCGCATCTGTTTCTGCTGAACTCGAAGCAGTCGAGGGCTGTCAAATATCGCATAAGTCAAAATGTTCCCAGAGAGGTAAAAAGGGGAATTTCcgagaaaagaaacaaaaaaacaagtaGCTTAGAcgaatagaaaaaaaaaatcaaaacaccAGTTCCGATTCGCAAGTACATTATCCAATACCGCAATTATTCCGTCAAACCACCTACCCAACCCCTAATCCATCTTTCACATCTATACATCTTTCTGTCCATCTGTTCACACCTCCAATCTTTTTTCCAAATCCAGACCCCACCCTCGACCACACCAAACACCAAACACATtaaacctactttgagcacAAAACCCATCCACAACACccgtccacatccacatcaaaacaaaaacagccaacataagaaaaaaatagaaaaataaaatcaaaaaaaatcgCAAGAAGTCAGACCAGGGTAAAAACTCTGCCCCTTCTCTACGGCTCAGCGGCTCTACGGCTCAGGCCCTGTCCTTCCGTCCATCCAATGCCCATATAACCCGCACGTCAGCCGCTAAGCCAAACGTCAATaccccaccccacccccacTATTTGCATCCCATCGCATCTTGACTTTCATCACCCACCATCATCTTAACACGACTATTATCATATATCACCTTCCAATCATCATCACCCCTTTCCCCGTTACCCCTCGTGCATCGCACGAACAATCACCATCGCGATCATCACAATCACTACCCCACCACCATAAAAAACATCACTCgcaaaaacacacaaaactTCGCCTACTACCCACCCGTCCTCTCAAGAAAGAACCAACCCAAAAAACAAAACCCCCCAAAAaaggcaagaaaaagaaagaaaagagaacaAAGAAACACTCACATCCTCCCTTAACCACTCCCCCACATCCCCATCCTCTTCAAGCTCGCCCATGCCCTCCAAACACGCACGCACAATCACCTCTGTCCATCCAACCACCTTCCTCACCATATTCGGTCTCGCCTCCGATAACGAAATCATGAATTCCAAAGCTGAAAGCCTGAGAGTAGACCGCTCGTCATGCgacgcgtcgtcgtcgtcttctccGTCATGGTcgtgatcatgatcattttCGTCGGAGTGGTTGTAGGagggggaagaggaagaattggataatgaagacgaggaggaggaaagatgTCCGTTTTGTGTAGAACCATGCGACCCACctccaccatcaccatcatcatcgtccaaatgcatcccccctcctcccGGCACAGGCGGAAACACAAACGCACCCTGtctcccattcccattcccattcccgtTTATCTtccctccaccaccaacgGGAAACGGCCTCCCAACAGTCGGCGTCGGCCCACAATCCACCGGGGGCAAAATCAAACTTGGCAGGAACGTCAGAAGCGTCTGCAAATGCGGTGCGAAGAGTATAGGATGTGTGCTCGCGAGCGGGGTGAGCGTCGAGAGGAAGGTGGATAGGTAATGGTAGTTGGACGTTTTCGGTCGTGAGGGTGCGTATGTGTATGTAGAGGAAGATGTGGatgggggagggaggggagcgTGTAATGGTGGATGGGAGAGCGCGTTGGAGAGGGCTGGGAGAGTGTCGAGCATTGGTGAGAGCAGGGAAATGGACTGGGCGAGTTGTGTGGCGTCTGCTGAGGAGAGGAACGCGACGGACGCCAGGAGCGCTGCATGGCGGACCTAATCAATACCATATGTTGTGTaaatcaccaccaccacaagaACTCAGCCGTCAGGGCCGTCCTTCAAAATTTATAAAGTAAAGCAGACGCACCTCGATATCCTCAGGATCCTGTAACCCGCGCTGGAACACACCAAGCACGGCATCGATCTGGAGATCCATCACAAGGTTCGGACACCCCGCAAAAACTCTGTACGCGCTCTCCCTCAACATCCACCCGGGCaccgcaccaccacccacaccgCCAGAACCCTCTTCACCTCCAAGCCCCTGCGCATGCGTCATACTAAACGCCTGTGCCTGCAACGCATGCCACGGTCTACCCCTCGCCATCCCCTGATTCGCAACATCACACACCGTATCCACCGTCTTCCGCCTCACACTCGCCGCGCGCTCGTGCGCCAATGAGAATAAAAGCAGCCGTTCGAGGGTGTTGAGGGTCTGGTGCGAGAGGTGGTCGTACAGCGAGGAACGGTTCGCGTGTGTGGCATGCGAAGGTatgtgctgctgttgctgctgctgtagatggtgctgttgttgttgcagtTGTTGGTGGATGTCGGAGCCGGGGGCGGGCGGCCCGCCGTTGTTCGCTGTGAGTACGGGGGCCGggcggaagaggaggcggcggAGGAGAACAAGCGAAAACGAGCGCATCTGGATAGATAGTTGGGTATATGGAAAGATAGATGGCCGTTATCCCTTAGATCAGACAGTGTAGGGTATGAGAGCAAGGCGGGGTACTGACCACCTCTGTGTCCGCCGTGATCGCGAACTGGGCGAGGGCGAGCAGGTACAGCTCGGGTGTATGCGTCAGGCGCTCGTTGACGGCTTTCTCTGCGCTATATTCCACACCAGTCAACCAcattgagaagaagagatatAAGGAAGGGGGGAGTGTAAGGCGCACCTGGCACGGATGTCATTATCACCCAGGACGAGATTGGACAGGATCTGCGTCAGCTCGGCGGTTATCTGAGGCGGGACGACAGATTCCATCGTCGGTCGTCGGTTTGCTGGTCAATGGTATTGTCTACTGGTCCTAGTCGTTGTAGATGTGAAgcgtcggtgtcggtgtaaGTATCGGTGTAAGTGGTGTAGGTGTTACGTTGTATCTCGGGACGGGTCCTGTCGAGCGTCCTGTCGTATACTGTACTGTCAACgtcttccctttctttccccttcttttcctttctttccggTTCCCAAAATTTTTCGTCTGCTTTCAAATCCCAGTCCTTATCCAATCCAAATCCACCACACACTCCGAAAAATCGAGTACCAAAACACTCGACAACAGCAATCTAGACTCGACAGCAGTCCGATCTCGCGGGTGATACGAAAGCTGATAGTCGATAGTCGGCAGTCGGTATTCGCACTAATCGTGTGTACGTTCAACAGCGGTTCGCTGG from Psilocybe cubensis strain MGC-MH-2018 chromosome 2, whole genome shotgun sequence encodes the following:
- a CDS encoding Importin-5, with translation MYRCERWIRGWPSTASSSAETDAPPALYEQSLDRLACAMGGRAILPPAFQYIPSMMASYDWRVRHAGLMVIAAIGEGTGKVMQKELEKIVDLVTPMFNDSHPRVRYAACQCIGQLCTDLEEILISPHIQEIIQHRFHRQLFAVLIPALEDPEPRVHAHAASALINFCEGVERDTLLPYLDPIVERLLKLLNPGGDQTQVRRYVQEQAITTLAMVADASEVTFGKHYPTIMPLLLNVLRNAEGPDYRKLRVKAMECAGLIAIAVGPDVFRPDSKTLVELLMHIQQGPHDPNDNQVGHYLIATWAKVCQALGPEFEPYLPLVMPSLLATAGAKADLSLYNDEDEYSDERDGWETIVMDGQTYGVRTSAMDEKCQAFETLVIYCSTLGPRFAPFLGPTLEVTLPCLRFYFHEGVREACVMLVPMLLACGKQSGTLTNQMVATVFHQLITCINTEHDATFLASLYKYFSESLRVIGGPEALSQQFHEAVMEATKRQLHSMADRRKARAARVNGTGGPMSMSMGMGDYDRDEMALVEEIEDFALEDMGKMLMCFDPNHPLLVAVAGVRDLGFNTYDSDEDGEEE
- a CDS encoding Importin subunit beta-3; the protein is MESVVPPQITAELTQILSNLVLGDNDIRASAEKAVNERLTHTPELYLLALAQFAITADTEVMRSFSLVLLRRLLFRPAPQHIPSHATHANRSSLYDHLSHQTLNTLERLLLFSLAHERAASVRRKTVDTVCDVANQGMARGRPWHALQAQAFSMTHAQGLGGEEGSGGVGGGAVPGWMLRESAYRVFAGCPNLVMDLQIDAVLGVFQRGLQDPEDIEVRHAALLASVAFLSSADATQLAQSISLLSPMLDTLPALSNALSHPPLHAPLPPPSTSSSTYTYAPSRPKTSNYHYLSTFLSTLTPLASTHPILFAPHLQTLLTFLPSLILPPVDCGPTPTVGRPFPVGGGGKINGNGNGNGRQGAFVFPPVPGGGGMHLDDDDGDGGGGSHGSTQNGHLSSSSSSLSNSSSSPSYNHSDENDHDHDHDGEDDDDASHDERSTLRLSALEFMISLSEARPNMVRKVVGWTEVIVRACLEGMGELEEDGDVGEWLREDRTGG